The DNA region ACGAGCTCATGGCGGAGCGAGCCAGGAACCAGCTCGACGATGTCGCCATCGTCTCGATCGAGCAGCTCTATCCGTTCCCGCACCGCGAGGTCGGAGCCGAGCTCGACCGGCATCCCGACGCGCGCGAGATTCTCTGGGTCCAGGAAGAGCCCGCCAACATGGGCGCGCTCTTCTTTGTCGTGCCGCGGATCGAGCAGGTGAGTCGTGGTCGTCACGTGCGCACGATCAAGCGAGCCGCCAGCGGCAGCCCGGCGACCGGCTCGTTCAAGGCCCATCAGCTCGAGCAGAGAACTCTAATCGAGCTGGCCTTTCGTTAGCAGACAGGGGGACACAATACGTAATGCAACGGACGGCCTGGCACCGACCGTCATGAATACAGTCATCGTTGCATTACGTATTGTGTCCCCCCGCCGATAGGAAGAGAATCGCTTTATGCCAATCGTAACGCCAAAACAGCTCCGCCAACTTCAAAAGGACATGGGACCGAGCAAGGGAGGTGCGTCGATCATGCCATTCCGAATCGTCCGGCCCTACCAGAAAGGCCTCATCGAGCGCCTCGGCAAGTACCAGCGAACCGCTGAGAGCGGCCTCAATATCGTCCTGCCGTTCATTGAAAGACTGATCAAGGTCGACATGCGCGAGCAGGTCGTGGACGTTCCGCCTCAGAGCGTCATCACCAAGGACAACGTGGTGGTCGAGGTCGACGCGGTGGTCTACTACGAGGTCACCGATCCGGTGAAGGTCACCTACAACGTCGCGAACTTCTATGCCGCCGCCACCAAGCTGGCCCAGACCAACTTGAGAAACCTGGTCGGCGACCTGGCTCTGGACGAGTCCCTGACCTCGCGCGAGGTGATCAACTCGAAGCTGCGAGAGATCCTCGACCAGGCCACCGACAAGTGGGGAGTCAAAGTCGCCCGGGTCGAGCTCCAGCGCATCGAGCCGCCCACCGACGTGACCGAAGCCATGCATCGTCAGATGAAGGCCGAGCGCAACAGACGCGCCGCAATTCTCGAAGCCGAGGGCCAGAAACAGGCCCAGATCCTGGAAGCGGAGGGACACAAGGAGGCCGACATTCTCGAAGCCGAGGGCCAGGCCGAAGCCGTCAGGCGCAGGGCCGAAGCCGAGCAGTTTCGCCGCAAAGCGGTGGCGCAGGGCGAGGCCGAAGCGATCACTCATACCT from bacterium includes:
- a CDS encoding SPFH/Band 7/PHB domain protein → MGPSKGGASIMPFRIVRPYQKGLIERLGKYQRTAESGLNIVLPFIERLIKVDMREQVVDVPPQSVITKDNVVVEVDAVVYYEVTDPVKVTYNVANFYAAATKLAQTNLRNLVGDLALDESLTSREVINSKLREILDQATDKWGVKVARVELQRIEPPTDVTEAMHRQMKAERNRRAAILEAEGQKQAQILEAEGHKEADILEAEGQAEAVRRRAEAEQFRRKAVAQGEAEAITHTFQAIHAAKPTRELIALKYLEALETMANGKGSKVFLPYEASGVLSSLATMREIWQDEAPAQEPNREP